In a single window of the Thamnophis elegans isolate rThaEle1 chromosome 8, rThaEle1.pri, whole genome shotgun sequence genome:
- the LOC116512402 gene encoding galanin receptor type 1-like: MAAAATTVPSDRNQTWGSPWLDFNASRSPLSQSSETDQLIFLSEIGVDNFITLVAFGLIFTLGVMGNSLVITVLARSKPGKPRSTTNIFVLNLSIADLAYLLFCIPFQSTVYMLPNWSLGTFICKFIHYFFTVSMLVSIFTLSAMSVDRYVAIVHSRRSSSVRVSRNALLGVGLIWLLSIAMASPVAHNQHIVHEKILNQTFCWEVWPNLQHKKVYVLCTFIFGYLLPLLLISFCYAKVLNHLHKKLRNISKKSEASKKKTAQTVLVVVVVFGISWLPHHVVHLWAEFGDFPITQASFFFRITAHCLAYSNSSVNPIIYAFLSENFRKAYKQVFECQIGHNSPLNEVKDNKSNIETPPFTNSTHV, translated from the exons ATGGCCGCGGCAGCCACTACCGTTCCCAGCGACCGGAATCAGACCTGGGGCTCGCCCTGGCTGGACTTCAATGCCTCCAGGTCCCCCCTCTCTCAGTCCTCGGAGACGGACCAACTCATTTTTCTCTCCGAAATCGGCGTCGATAATTTCATCACCTTGGTCGCTTTCGGCCTCATTTTCACCCTGGGTGTGATGGGCAATTCTCTGGTCATCACGGTGCTGGCCAGAAGCAAGCCGGGCAAACCCCGCAGCACCACCAACATTTTTGTGCTCAACTTGAGCATCGCTGACTTGGCTTACTTactcttctgcattcctttccaGTCTACCGTGTACATGTTGCCCAACTGGTCCCTGGGTACCTTCATCTGCAAGTTCATCCACTACTTCTTCACTGTCTCCATGTTGGTCAGCATATTTACCCTCTCGGCTATGTCTGTGGACCGCTATGTGGCCATTGTGCATTCCCGGCGCTCCTCATCCGTGCGGGTGTCCCGTAACGCACTGTTGGGGGTTGGGCTCATCTGGCTTCTCTCTATCGCCATGGCTTCCCCTGTGGCTCACAACCAGCACATTGTCCATGAAAAAATCCTCAATCAGACCTTTTGTTGGGAAGTCTGGCCCAATCTCCAGCACAAGAAAGTATATGTCTTGTGTACCTTCATCTTTGGCTATTTGCTACCGCTGTTGCTCATCTCCTTTTGCTATGCTAAG GTCCTCAATCATCTGCATAAGAAGCTGAGGAACATATCAAAGAAGTCAGAAGCATCCAAGAAGAAG acAGCTCAAACTGTCCTTGTGGTTGTAGTGGTTTTTGGGATATCCTGGCTGCCACATCACGTGGTCCACCTCTGGGCTGAATTTGGCGATTTCCCCATAACTCAAGCTTCATTTTTCTTCAGAATAACAGCACATTGCCTGGCTTACAGTAATTCTTCAGTGAATCCTATTATATATGCATTCCTTTCTGAGAATTTTAGGAAGGCCTATAAGCAAGTGTTTGAGTGTCAGATTGGTCACAATTCGCCTCTGAATGAAGTGAAAGATAATAAGAGTAATATAGAGACGCCTCCATTTACTAATTCTACACATGTTTGA